A stretch of the Capsicum annuum cultivar UCD-10X-F1 chromosome 8, UCD10Xv1.1, whole genome shotgun sequence genome encodes the following:
- the LOC107871182 gene encoding FACT complex subunit SPT16 produces the protein MADTRNGNVKVSNDKASGAANAYAINLENFGKRLKMLYSHWTEHNDELWGASEVLAIGTPPPSEDLRYLKSSALNLWLVGYEFPDTIMVFMKKQIHFLCSQKKASLLEAVKRTSKDVVGVDVVMHVRTKKDDGAGAMDAIFRAIQDQSESNGHDTPVVGHIAREAPEGNLLETWTEKLKNTQFQLSDVTNGFSDLFAVKDTIEIMNVKKAGYLTSSVMKHFVVPKLERVIDEEKKVSHSSLMDDTEKVILEPAKIKVKLKADNVDICYPPIFQSGGEFDLRPSASSNEQNLYYDSTSVIICAIGSRYNSYCSNVARTFLIDANPMQSKAYEVLLKAHEAAIGALKAGNKAGDVYLAALSVVEKEAPELVANLTRSAGTGIGLEFRESGLNLNGKNDRMLKSGMVFNVSLGFQNLQTESKNPKTEKFCVLLADTVVIGQNTPEVVTSMSSKAVKDVAYSFNEDEEEEEEQPKAKAKPVAASGLSSKATLRSVNHETSREELRRQHQAELARQKNEETARRLTGGSSGGADSRGAAKATGELVAYKNINDLPPPRELMIQVDQRSEAILLPIHGTMIPFHIATVKSVSSQQDTNRTCYIRIMFNVPGTPFTPHDTNTLKFQGSIYVKEVSFRSKDPRHITEVVQQIRTLRRQVVSRESERAERATLVTQEKLQVAGAKFKPIKLSDLWIRPVFAGRGRKLPGTLEAHTNGFRYGTSRPDERVDVMYGNIKHAFFQPAEKEMITVLHFHLRNHIMVGNKKTKDVQFYVEVMDVVQTIGGGKRSAYDPDEIEEEQRERDRKNKINMEFQTFVNKVNDLWTQPQFKGLDLEFDQPLRELGFHGVPHKSTAFIVPTSSCLVELVETPFVVITLSEIEIVNLERVGLGQKNFDMTIIFKDFKKEVMRIDSIPSTSLDGIKEWLDTTDLKYYESRLNLNWRQILKTITDDPEEFIENGGWEFLNLEGTDSESEHSQESDQGYEPSDVEPVSSDEEDDESESLVESDDDEGEDSEEYSEEEGKTWEELEREASNADREKGAESDSDNDRKRRNMKPFGKGRPPERRNLASNISKRPRFR, from the coding sequence ATGGCTGATACCCGGAATGGCAATGTCAAAGTTTCTAATGATAAAGCATCCGGAGCAGCCAATGCTTATGCCATCAATCTGGAGAACTTTGGTAAAAGATTGAAAATGTTGTACTCCCACTGgactgaacacaatgatgaacttTGGGGAGCTTCTGAAGTTCTTGCCATAGGAACTCCTCCTCCATCTGAGGATCTGCGGTATTTGAAGTCATCAGCTTTAAATTTGTGGTTGGTTGGGTATGAATTTCCTGATACTATCATGGTTTTCATGAAGAAGCAAATCCATTTCCTTTGTAGCCAGAAGAAGGCCTCCTTACTTGAAGCTGTCAAGAGAACCTCTAAGGATGTTGTGGGAGTGGATGTTGTAATGCATGTGAGGACTAAAAAAGATGATGGGGCTGGTGCAATGGATGCAATTTTTCGAGCTATACAAGATCAGTCAGAGTCAAATGGTCATGATACGCCCGTTGTTGGACACATTGCGAGAGAAGCTCCTGAAGGGAATCTTTTAGAGACATGGACTGAGAAGCTAAAAAATACACAATTTCAGCTCAGTGATGTAACTAATGGATTCTCTGACCTGTTTGCGGTCAAGGACACTATTGAAATTATGAATGTGAAGAAAGCTGGTTATCTGACTTCATCAGTGATGAAGCACTTTGTAGTCCCAAAGCTGGAGAGGGTTATCGATGAGGAGAAGAAGGTGTCACATTCTTCACTAATGGATGACACTGAAAAGGTCATACTGGAACCTGCAAAGATTAAGGTGAAGTTAAAGGCAGATAATGTTGACATCTGTTATCCTCCAATTTTTCAGAGTGGAGGAGAGTTTGATCTGAGACCAAGTGCATCAAGTAATGAGCAGAATCTTTACTACGATTCGACAAGTGTGATTATCTGTGCAATTGGTTCTCGATATAATAGTTACTGCTCAAATGTTGCTCGGACCTTTCTAATTGATGCCAATCCAATGCAAAGCAAGGCGTATGAAGTGCTTCTGAAGGCCCATGAGGCTGCAATTGGAGCTCTAAAAGCAGGAAACAAGGCTGGAGATGTCTACCTAGCAGCACTCAGTGTGGTTGAAAAGGAGGCACCTGAATTGGTTGCAAATTTGACAAGGTCTGCAGGAACTGGAATTGGACTTGAGTTCCGTGAATCAGGGTTAAACCTTAATGGCAAGAATGATAGAATGCTGAAATCTGGCATGGTTTTTAACGTGTCTCTTGGGTTTCAGAATTTGCAAACAGAgtctaaaaacccaaaaactgaaaaattttgtgttttgctTGCTGATACAGTTGTTATTGGTCAAAATACTCCAGAAGTGGTGACTTCTATGAGTTCTAAAGCTGTAAAGGATGTGGCTTACTCATTCAAcgaggatgaagaagaagaggaggaacaGCCGAAGGCCAAAGCTAAACCTGTTGCCGCCAGTGGACTCTCATCCAAGGCTACGCTAAGATCAGTTAACCATGAGACATCAAGAGAGGAACTAAGGAGGCAACACCAGGCAGAATTGGCCCGCCAAAAGAACGAAGAAACTGCACGAAGGCTCACAGGAGGAAGTTCTGGGGGTGCAGATAGCCGTGGTGCTGCGAAAGCCACTGGTGAACTGGTTGCATATAAGAACATTAATGATCTGCCACCTCCAAGAGAGTTGATGATTCAGGTTGACCAGAGGAGTGAGGCTATTCTTTTACCTATTCATGGAACCATGATTCCATTCCATATTGCCACCGTGAAAAGTGTATCTAGTCAACAAGATACTAACCGTACCTGCTATATCCGAATAATGTTCAATGTTCCTGGCACTCCATTCACTCCTCATGACACAAATACTCTAAAGTTCCAGGGATCAATATATGTTAAAGAGGTTTCATTTCGTTCAAAGGACCCAAGGCACATCACTGAGGTTGTTCAACAAATAAGAACCCTCCGTAGGCAGGTTGTCTCTAGAGAATCAGAGAGAGCTGAGAGAGCAACTTTAGTAACACAGGAGAAACTACAAGTTGCTGGAGCCAAATTTAAGCCAATCAAACTGTCAGATCTGTGGATTCGTCCAGTATTTGCTGGTCGTGGGAGAAAGCTTCCTGGTACTCTGGAGGCTCACACAAATGGATTCCGCTATGGAACTTCAAGGCCAGACGAGAGAGTGGATGTTATGTATGGTAACATCAAGCACGCGTTCTTCCAGCCAGCAGAAAAGGAAATGATTACAGTCCTCCACTTTCACCTGCGCAATCACATAATGGTGGGAAACAAGAAAACCAAGGATGTGCAGTTCTATGTTGAAGTGATGGATGTTGTGCAGACAATTGGAGGTGGAAAAAGATCTGCTTATGATCCTGATGAGATCGAGGAGGAACAGCGTGAAAGGGATcggaaaaataagattaacatggAATTCCAAACATTTGTGAACAAGGTAAATGACCTCTGGACCCAGCCTCAGTTTAAAGGGCTGGATTTGGAGTTTGATCAGCCGTTGAGAGAGCTTGGATTCCACGGGGTACCCCACAAGTCAACAGCTTTCATAGTCCCAACATCTAGCTGTCTTGTTGAGCTTGTAGAGACACCTTTTGTTGTTATCACTCTCAGTGAGATTGAGATAGTCAACTTGGAGAGGGTTGGTCTCGGTCAGAAAAATTTTGACATGACAATTATATTCAAGGACTTCAAAAAAGAAGTTATGAGAATTGATTCTATCCCTTCAACTTCCCTTGATGGCATCAAGGAGTGGCTAGATACAACTGACCTCAAGTACTACGAGAGCAGGCTGAATCTGAACTGGCGTCAGATACTGAAAACAATTACTGATGATCCGGAAGAGTTCATAGAGAATGGTGGGTGGGAATTTCTGAATTTAGAAGGTACTGATTCGGAATCTGAGCACTCACAGGAGTCTGATCAAGGATATGAACCTTCAGATGTAGAGCCTGTCTCATCAGACGAGGAAGATGATGAAAGCGAATCGCTAGTGGAGTCAGATGATGATGAAGGAGAGGACTCTGAGGAATATtctgaagaagaaggaaaaacatGGGAAGAGTTAGAAAGAGAAGCAAGCAATGCCGACAGAGAGAAAGGAGCTGAATCAGATAGTGACAATGATAGGAAGAGGAGGAATATGAAGCCTTTTGGGAAAGGTCGTCCTCCGGAGAGAAGAAATCTTGCTAGCAACATTTCCAAGAGACCAAGGTTTAGGTAA
- the LOC107871183 gene encoding FACT complex subunit SPT16, whose product MPEQKQGNGATANGNAAGGNAYTIDLPTFSRRLKDLYSHWREHKDEFWGSSDVLAIAIPPPSEDLRYLKSSAVNVWLLGYEFPETIMVFGNKQIHFLCSQKKASLLDVVKLTAKEAVGVEVVMHVKAKSEDGTTKMDNVIHAIRVQSISGAYDNPVIGYIAREGPEGKLLEAWTKKIKDSGLQLGDITNGLSDLFAVKDQNELVNVKKAAHLTASAMKNFVVPKLEKVIDEEKKVTHSSLMDETEKAILEPAKVKVKLKAENVDICYPPIFQSGGIFDLRPSATSNDDGLYYDSASAIICAIGSRYSSYCSNLARTFLIDSTQMQTKAYEVLLKAQEAAIGALKPGNKVSAVYQAALAVVDRETPELVSNMTKSAGTGIGLEFRESGLILNAKNDKLLRPGMVFNVSLGFHNLQNQTNKEKSQNFSLLLADTVIVTKNGHDVITHLSSKALKDVAYSFNEEEEEEELQVKAKSNGRETMYSKATLRSDNHEISREEKRRLHQEELARQKNEETARRLAGEETLTGNSRSAKTSTDVVAYKSVNDLPPPREMIIQVDQKNEAILLPIYGNMVPFHVATVKTVSSQQDYIRIIFNVPGAPFSPIDVKNQGAIYLKEVSYRSKDHRHISEMVQVIKTLRRNYMARESERAERATLVTQEKLILAGNKFKPVRLPDLWIRPVFGGRARKLNGTLEAHGNGFRYSTTRQDERVDIMYGNIKHAFFQPSEKEMVTLLHFHLHNHIMVGKKKTKDVQFYVEVMDVVQTLGGGKRSAYDPDEIEEEQRERDRKNKINMDFQSFVNRVNDIWSQPQFKGFDLEFDQPLRELGFHGVPYKSSAFIVPSSSCLVELVETPFLVITLSEIEIVNLERVGFGQKNCDMAIVFKDFKRDVMRIDSIPISSLDGIKEWLDTTDIKYYESKVNLNWRQVLKTITDEPQKFIDDGGWEFLNLEGTDSSSGDSESDQGYEPSDAEPESDSDDEESDSESLVESEDDEEEDEDEDSEDEKGKTWEELEKEASHADREINESDSEDEKRRRKKNFGKSRAGPSSAASKRMKFR is encoded by the coding sequence ATGCCCGAACAAAAACAAGGAAATGGTGCCACTGCAAATGGGAATGCGGCAGGTGGAAATGCTTATACAATTGACCTGCCTACTTTTAGTAGGCGGCTGAAAGACTTGTATTCACACTGGCGTGAACATAAAGATGAGTTTTGGGGTTCTTCTGATGTCCTTGCTATAGCTATCCCACCACCTTCAGAGGACCTGAGATACTTGAAATCCTCAGCCGTAAATGTATGGTTACTTGGGTATGAGTTCCCTGAGACTATAATGGTCTTTGGGAACAAGCAGATACATTTTCTCTGCAGCCAAAAGAAAGCTTCATTGCTGGATGTTGTGAAATTGACTGCTAAAGAGGCTGTGGGAGTGGAAGTTGTCATGCATGTAAAGGCCAAAAGTGAGGATGGGACTACTAAAATGGACAACGTGATCCATGCTATTCGTGTGCAGTCAATATCAGGTGCTTATGATAACCCTGTTATTGGATATATTGCGCGAGAAGGTCCTGAAGGAAAACTCTTGGAGGCTTGGACTAAGAAGATTAAAGATTCTGGCCTTCAGCTTGGTGATATAACAAATGGACTTTCTGACCTTTTTGCTGTGAAGGACCAAAATGAGCTTGTTAACGTGAAGAAAGCTGCACATTTGACTGCTTCTGCTATGAAGAACTTTGTTGTTCCAAAACTTGAGAAAGTAATTGATGAGGAGAAGAAAGTAACTCATTCTTCGTTGATGGATGAAACAGAAAAGGCTATTCTGGAGCCTGCTAAAGTCAAGGTGAAGCTGAAAGCTGAGAATGTTGATATATGTTACCCTCCAATCTTTCAGAGTGGTGGTATTTTTGATCTCAGACCCAGTGCTACAAGCAACGATGACGGTCTGTATTATGATTCTGCCAGTGCCATCATATGTGCAATTGGTTCAAGATACAGCAGCTACTGTTCGAACCTTGCTAGAACATTTCTAATTGATTCCACTCAGATGCAGACCAAGGCTTATGAAGTGCTTCTTAAAGCCCAGGAGGCGGCAATAGGTGCATTGAAGCCTGGCAACAAGGTTAGTGCTGTTTATCAAGCAGCTCTTGCTGTGGTTGACAGGGAGACTCCTGAATTGGTTAGCAACATGACAAAATCTGCTGGGACAGGGATTGGTCTTGAGTTTCGAGAATCAGGGTTGATCCTTAATGCTAAGAATGATAAACTGTTGAGACCGGGAATGGTTTTCAATGTGTCACTTGGTTTCCACAATTTGCAGAATCAGACCAACAAAGAGAAGAGCCAGAATTTTTCTCTTTTGCTAGCAGATACTGTGATTGTTACAAAGAATGGTCATGATGTGATCACGCATTTGAGCTCCAAAGCTTTGAAGGATGTGGCCTATTCCttcaatgaagaagaagaagaggaggaactACAAGTGAAAGCAAAGTCCAATGGTAGGGAAACCATGTATTCCAAGGCAACACTTAGGTCTGACAATCATGAGATTTCAAGAGAAGAGAAGCGGAGGCTGCACCAGGAAGAACTTGCCCGTCAGAAGAATGAAGAGACTGCTCGACGTCTTGCTGGTGAAGAAACCTTAACTGGGAATAGCAGGAGTGCTAAGACTTCAACTGACGTTGTTGCCTATAAGAGTGTCAATGACCTACCACCACCCAGAGAGATGATTATTCAGGTTGACCAGAAGAACGAGGCCATCCTTTTACCAATATATGGTAATATGGTTCCTTTCCATGTGGCTACTGTTAAGACCGTTTCAAGCCAACAGGACTACATCCGAATCATATTTAATGTTCCTGGTGCCCCTTTCTCACCTATTGATGTGAAGAATCAAGGTGCCATCTACCTAAAAGAGGTTTCATATCGTTCCAAGGATCATAGGCACATAAGTGAAATGGTCCAGGTGATTAAAACACTTAGACGTAATTATATGGCAAGGGAGTCTGAGAGAGCCGAAAGAGCAACTCtagtgactcaggaaaaacttatCCTTGCAGGGAATAAATTCAAGCCAGTTAGGCTACCTGACTTATGGATCCGCCCTGTATTTGGTGGTCGAGCACGAAAGCTTAATGGTACACTGGAAGCTCATGGCAATGGTTTCCGGTATTCGACCACCAGACAAGATGAACGTGTTGACATCATGTATGGCAATATCAAGCATGCATTCTTCCAGCCATCAGAGAAGGAGATGGTTACCCTTCTTCACTTTCATCTGCACAACCACATAATGGTGGGGAAGAAGAAGACAAAGGATGTTCAGTTCTATGTTGAGGTAATGGATGTGGTCCAAACGCTTGGAGGTGGAAAGAGGTCTGCGTATGATCCAGATGAGATTGAGGAAGAACAGAGGGAAAGAGATCGGAAGAACAAAATCAACATGGACTTCCAGAGTTTTGTGAACCGGGTGAACGATATTTGGAGCCAGCCCCAGTTTAAGGGATTCGACCTGGAGTTTGATCAACCTCTGAGAGAACTTGGGTTCCATGGTGTGCCCTATAAATCATCAGCTTTCATTGTTCCATCCTCCAGCTGTTTGGTTGAGCTGGTAGAGACCCCATTCCTTGTGATAACTCTAAGTGAGATTGAGATTGTAAACTTGGAGAGAGTCGGATTTGGGCAGAAGAACTGTGATATGGCAATTGTTTTCAAGGACTTCAAGCGCGATGTCATGCGGATAGATTCAATCCCTATTTCATCCCTTGATGGCATCAAGGAATGGCTTGACACAACTGACATCAAGTATTATGAGAGCAAGGTGAATCTGAACTGGCGTCAAGTGCTGAAGACGATAACTGATGAACCACAGAAGTTTATTGATGATGGTGGTTGGGAATTTTTGAACTTGGAAGGTACTGACTCATCATCTGGAGATTCAGAGTCGGACCAAGGTTATGAACCTTCAGATGCTGAACCCGAGTCAGACTCTGATGATGAAGAGTCTGATAGTGAATCTCTTGTGGAGTCGGAAGATGACGAGGAAGAGGATGAAGATGAAGATTCAGAGGATGAAAAAGGTAAAACATGGGAAGAGCTGGAGAAAGAAGCAAGCCATGCAGACAGGGAGATTAATGAATCAGATAGTGAGGATGAGAAGAGGAGGAGAAAGAAGAATTTTGGCAAGTCGCGAGCTGGTCCTAGTTCTGCTGCCAGCAAGCGAATGAAGTTCAGGTAG